In one window of Frigoriglobus tundricola DNA:
- a CDS encoding ArsR/SmtB family transcription factor, with translation MTDEEQAKKCAKMLQAIAEPNRIRIIECLRTGQMNVTQLARALDVEIVNVSHHLGVLRTAGLVEDVKDGRFVVYSLHPKIFHNDTNKATYLDLGWCRVEIPHN, from the coding sequence ATGACCGACGAAGAACAAGCGAAAAAGTGCGCGAAGATGCTCCAGGCGATCGCCGAGCCGAACCGCATCCGCATTATCGAGTGCCTCCGCACCGGCCAAATGAACGTGACCCAACTGGCGCGGGCACTGGACGTGGAGATCGTGAACGTGTCGCACCACCTCGGCGTGCTCCGCACGGCCGGTCTGGTCGAAGACGTTAAGGACGGGCGCTTCGTGGTGTACTCGCTGCACCCGAAGATCTTTCACAACGACACCAACAAGGCCACCTACCTCGACCTCGGCTGGTGCCGCGTCGAGATCCCGCACAACTGA
- a CDS encoding DUF1552 domain-containing protein, with amino-acid sequence MTSRITQPLSRRTFLRGVGVTMALPWLESVPVWGDDKPRNTSSEPPVRFAVLFSGNGYHSKEWWAKGEGKAMELGKVLDPLKPHREKLLFLRGLYNQEALIGGIHSCQTGNLLTGAHLAPAGEIKSGISCDQLLAEKTKGQTKVPSLVLGTEPSIAAIHKNYSMIYSSHISWSSPTTPTPLELYPALAFDRLFRDEVGKADKSVLDAVREDATSYKNKVSTADQRRLDEYLSSVREVEQRIEQAGKNGRLQGWRPTLEKPDMKRPADGIPQDIDQHMRLMCDILVLAFRTDTTRVCTLKLNNDHSSLRFPHLKVDYMIHHLLSHTDGADWLKVNQFFTQQLAYIADKLDAVNEGGRTLLDNSMILFCSSMMTGNHNNDQLPVVMVGRGGGQIKTGRVLDYLGKPNRKMCSLYLSLMEKAGVRLKEFGDSKEQLAEI; translated from the coding sequence ATGACCTCTCGCATCACCCAACCCCTCTCTCGCCGCACGTTCCTCCGCGGCGTCGGCGTCACAATGGCCCTGCCGTGGTTGGAGTCGGTCCCCGTGTGGGGCGACGACAAGCCCAGGAACACCTCCTCCGAGCCGCCGGTGCGGTTCGCAGTGCTGTTCTCCGGCAACGGCTACCACAGCAAGGAGTGGTGGGCCAAGGGCGAAGGCAAGGCGATGGAGTTGGGCAAGGTCCTCGACCCGCTCAAGCCGCACCGCGAGAAGCTGCTGTTCCTCCGCGGCCTGTACAACCAGGAGGCCCTCATCGGCGGCATCCACAGTTGCCAGACCGGGAACCTGCTTACGGGCGCGCACCTCGCTCCAGCCGGTGAGATCAAGTCCGGGATCAGTTGCGATCAACTCCTCGCCGAGAAGACGAAGGGGCAAACGAAGGTGCCGAGCCTGGTACTCGGGACAGAGCCGTCGATCGCAGCGATCCACAAGAACTACTCGATGATCTATAGTTCCCACATCTCGTGGAGCTCGCCCACCACGCCCACGCCGCTCGAACTGTACCCGGCGCTCGCGTTCGATCGCCTGTTCCGTGACGAGGTCGGCAAGGCCGATAAGAGCGTCCTCGACGCCGTCCGCGAGGACGCCACCAGCTACAAGAACAAGGTGAGCACGGCCGATCAGCGCCGGCTCGACGAGTACCTCTCCAGCGTGCGCGAGGTGGAGCAGCGCATCGAACAGGCCGGGAAGAACGGGCGGCTCCAGGGCTGGCGGCCCACGCTCGAAAAGCCCGACATGAAGCGCCCGGCCGACGGTATCCCGCAGGACATCGATCAGCACATGCGGCTCATGTGCGACATCCTCGTCCTCGCGTTCCGCACGGACACCACCCGCGTCTGCACCCTCAAGCTGAACAACGACCACTCGTCGCTGCGGTTCCCGCACCTGAAAGTGGACTACATGATCCACCACCTGCTCTCGCACACCGACGGCGCGGACTGGTTGAAGGTGAATCAATTCTTCACGCAGCAACTCGCCTACATCGCGGACAAACTCGACGCGGTGAACGAGGGCGGGCGCACGCTCCTCGACAACAGCATGATCCTGTTCTGTTCCAGTATGATGACCGGCAATCACAACAACGACCAGTTACCGGTGGTGATGGTCGGCCGCGGCGGCGGGCAGATCAAGACCGGCCGCGTCCTCGACTACCTCGGCAAGCCGAACCGCAAGATGTGCAGCCTGTACCTCTCGCTGATGGAGAAGGCCGGGGTGCGACTGAAGGAGTTCGGCGACTCGAAGGAGCAACTCGCCGAGATTTGA
- a CDS encoding IS630 family transposase, with translation MRPPLFVRALTGPERQELHTGLRSREAFTLRRAQILLASAEGQRPSRIAARVGCSIGTVRNTIHAFEKEGATCLGEKKRGPKDAPPILDETKGDPLKGILHQSPRRFGKARSTWTLDLLADVAFEQDLTPRRLSHEAVRQAIKRLGCGWKRAKTWITSPDPAYARKKHARDRLIRLAAAHPEWVLGYQDECWWSRLALPAMHAGTADGEPLRLVEQTVPKGDTGPKALSCYGLLRADTGRMMLRFVSGRPVSQVTEDYLAWVCERLKEEGKKALLLVWDNAAWHVSKRVRAWIRVHNRKARAEGGVRIVACFLPVKSPWLNPIEPKWAHGKKAIVEPERLLAANEVRTRVCDYYGCEQLEPLAQLSA, from the coding sequence ATGAGACCACCTCTATTCGTCCGCGCGCTTACCGGGCCGGAGCGTCAGGAACTTCACACGGGACTCCGTAGCCGCGAGGCGTTCACCCTGCGGCGTGCCCAGATTCTCCTGGCGAGTGCCGAGGGCCAACGACCGTCTCGGATCGCCGCGCGGGTCGGGTGTTCCATCGGAACCGTCCGCAACACGATCCACGCCTTCGAGAAGGAAGGGGCCACGTGTCTGGGGGAGAAGAAGCGCGGACCCAAGGACGCACCGCCCATCCTCGATGAGACGAAAGGGGATCCGCTCAAGGGCATCCTGCACCAATCCCCGCGGCGCTTTGGCAAGGCCCGGAGTACCTGGACGTTGGATCTGTTGGCCGATGTCGCCTTCGAGCAGGACTTGACCCCGCGACGGCTGTCCCACGAAGCGGTTCGGCAGGCGATCAAGCGCCTGGGCTGCGGGTGGAAGCGGGCCAAGACGTGGATCACCAGTCCCGACCCCGCGTACGCGCGGAAAAAACATGCGCGGGACCGGCTGATCCGGTTGGCGGCGGCGCACCCGGAGTGGGTGCTGGGGTACCAGGACGAGTGCTGGTGGAGTCGGCTGGCGTTGCCGGCGATGCACGCCGGGACCGCCGACGGCGAACCGTTGCGATTGGTCGAGCAGACGGTGCCGAAAGGTGACACGGGCCCCAAGGCGCTGTCGTGCTACGGGCTGTTGCGTGCGGACACGGGCCGGATGATGTTGCGGTTCGTGTCGGGCCGTCCGGTCAGCCAAGTGACCGAGGACTACTTGGCCTGGGTCTGTGAGCGGCTGAAGGAGGAAGGGAAGAAGGCGCTGTTGCTGGTGTGGGACAACGCGGCGTGGCACGTGAGTAAGCGGGTGCGGGCGTGGATTCGGGTTCACAACCGGAAGGCGCGTGCGGAGGGCGGGGTTCGGATCGTGGCGTGCTTCCTGCCGGTGAAGAGCCCGTGGCTCAACCCGATCGAGCCGAAATGGGCGCACGGCAAGAAGGCGATCGTCGAACCGGAACGACTGCTCGCGGCGAACGAGGTCCGAACACGGGTGTGCGACTACTACGGCTGCGAACAACTGGAACCCCTTGCACAACTATCCGCCTGA
- a CDS encoding rhomboid family protein: MRLTGADMGIQDRDYYREGPSFLDRVGEQGATVWLIAITCGVFAGQLFSGVVRSPLVQIGEYDPERILEGEVWRLLTAVFLHGGLWHLFFNMLALYWAGLRIEELRGAREFTLFYLGSGIGANLIYLAVYLAGLCPWTQAIGASGAVVAVLVLFACYYPRQRLLLFLVIPIPAWGLVALFVALDLYGALGGNGRIVGKNVAFIVHLGGAALGLLYYQSGIQFSRLFTRTAVPRVRPKLRVHTPPVEQQVPEPVGVPAEPVARPAKPADEQLEAKLDAVLEKVSRYGQESLSAEEREILFRASELYKKRRK, from the coding sequence GTGCGGCTGACGGGAGCGGACATGGGGATCCAGGACCGGGATTACTACCGTGAAGGCCCGAGCTTCCTGGACCGGGTGGGGGAACAGGGCGCGACCGTCTGGCTCATCGCGATCACCTGCGGAGTGTTCGCGGGTCAGTTGTTCAGCGGGGTGGTGAGGAGCCCTCTCGTCCAGATCGGCGAGTACGATCCGGAACGCATCCTTGAGGGGGAGGTCTGGCGGTTGCTCACGGCCGTCTTCCTGCACGGGGGGCTCTGGCACCTTTTCTTCAACATGCTCGCGCTGTACTGGGCCGGACTCCGAATTGAGGAACTCCGCGGCGCGAGGGAGTTCACGCTCTTTTACCTGGGCAGCGGGATCGGTGCGAACCTCATTTACCTCGCTGTGTATCTGGCCGGACTGTGCCCGTGGACACAGGCGATCGGCGCCAGCGGGGCCGTTGTCGCGGTTCTGGTGCTGTTCGCGTGTTATTACCCCCGCCAGCGCCTGTTGCTGTTCCTGGTGATCCCGATCCCGGCGTGGGGGCTCGTGGCCCTGTTCGTCGCCCTCGACTTGTACGGTGCGCTCGGCGGGAACGGGCGCATCGTTGGTAAAAACGTCGCTTTTATCGTCCACCTCGGTGGCGCCGCGCTCGGTCTGCTATACTATCAATCGGGCATCCAGTTCAGTCGCCTGTTCACTCGGACCGCGGTGCCGCGCGTCCGGCCGAAGCTCCGTGTCCACACGCCGCCGGTGGAACAACAGGTTCCGGAGCCGGTCGGCGTGCCGGCCGAGCCCGTGGCCCGACCGGCCAAACCCGCGGACGAGCAGCTCGAGGCCAAACTCGACGCCGTGCTGGAGAAGGTCTCCCGGTACGGACAGGAGAGCCTGTCCGCGGAAGAGCGGGAGATCCTGTTCAGGGCCAGCGAGCTGTACAAGAAGCGCCGTAAGTAG
- the truB gene encoding tRNA pseudouridine(55) synthase TruB — MNGLLVIDKPGGMTSRDAVNRVQGLFPRKTKIGHTGTLDPLATGVLVVCIGAATRLADYVQAMGKSYASRFRLGARSDTDDADGVVSEVATAPGPTREQIDAALATFVGTIEQTPPAVSALKVGGRRAHDLVRKGAHVALAARTVRIDALRVTGYAWPFLDVEVECGKGTYIRSIARDLGHALGCGGLVHTLRRTRVGPFTAEQGYAPDVDPSSVKLLPMETVLAGMEQVRADAADARRLRQGQWVSFTSASGGRQPAEATEVCVLDEKGELIGIGAVERGLIKPQIMFATGDRPA; from the coding sequence ATGAACGGCCTTCTTGTTATCGACAAACCGGGCGGGATGACCTCACGTGACGCCGTGAACCGCGTCCAGGGGCTGTTCCCGCGGAAGACGAAAATCGGGCACACCGGGACGCTCGACCCGCTGGCAACGGGCGTGCTGGTCGTGTGCATCGGCGCGGCCACGCGCCTGGCCGACTACGTCCAGGCGATGGGGAAGAGTTACGCGTCGCGCTTTCGCCTCGGCGCGCGGAGCGACACCGACGACGCCGATGGGGTCGTTTCGGAGGTGGCCACCGCGCCCGGGCCGACCCGCGAACAGATCGACGCGGCGCTCGCGACCTTCGTTGGCACCATCGAGCAGACGCCGCCGGCCGTCTCGGCGCTCAAAGTGGGCGGTCGGCGGGCGCACGATCTCGTTAGGAAGGGGGCACACGTCGCGCTCGCGGCCCGAACCGTGCGCATCGACGCGCTCCGCGTGACCGGATACGCGTGGCCGTTTCTCGATGTGGAAGTGGAGTGCGGGAAGGGCACCTACATTCGCTCCATTGCCCGCGACCTGGGCCACGCGCTCGGCTGCGGCGGGTTGGTGCACACGCTGCGGCGCACGCGGGTCGGTCCGTTCACGGCGGAGCAGGGGTACGCCCCCGACGTGGACCCGTCGAGCGTGAAACTGTTGCCGATGGAGACCGTCCTCGCGGGCATGGAGCAGGTGCGCGCCGACGCCGCTGACGCGCGCCGGCTCAGACAGGGGCAATGGGTGTCGTTCACTTCGGCGAGCGGCGGGCGTCAGCCCGCGGAGGCGACCGAGGTGTGCGTGCTTGACGAGAAGGGCGAGTTGATCGGAATCGGTGCCGTCGAACGCGGCCTCATCAAACCGCAGATCATGTTTGCGACGGGCGATCGGCCGGCATGA
- a CDS encoding DUF1592 domain-containing protein — MDTPKARSPWLARLCPLMVVSGLLVWAFIGTGSAQKPTADDRDGYPVRPIVQKYCTSCHSTKAKKGSLDLERFGTRDDIRNDVKIWQGVIEQIETGEMPPKDKPQPSAEEKKQLVAWIRDFLDTEAKARSGDPGRVPLRRLSNAEYNYTVRDLTGVDLQPTREFPADGAAGEGFTNAAEALTDISPALFTKYLNAAKDVADRVVLLPDGFRFSTSKTRRDWTDEGTAALRAFYAGYVPTDGKLPALPYLLATVRHRAALSAGRAAEVAAKEKLNEKYLGVLWQTLSDTPPSQPLDAIRAKWRGATEKDVPALAAEVTAWQNELWRTARIGSYVRTRWGEGAGAGAPIESLTRQVPVDPTVSGSVPLRIAVKPAPGQSEVVVYLAAREPGARGPVEWNRPRFEGAGKPSLLLSDYDKYGAAFEVDYPSVFVHTAEYLSAAVELANDKTLTPEDAAKKHGIDAAFLKRWSEALAVEPFAKGAEAIGRIVPAVPLTVLAEKTAKNDARPAINGWHKTGTDLPVLVTNASDTPLEIPGRVPARGVGVHPMPKEFVAVTWAAPVATSVRVSAKIVHAHPACGNGVAWWLEHRRGNRAAVFGEGAVDLGGTVEPNPKTIKVEKGDVIILAVDAKNGDHVCDMTAIEFAVRETEKPARVWDLAADIATTVQAGNPHADQHGNRDVWGFVFGPSRPLGKGISNVIPPASLLGKWRDLASDPKRQEDAQKLAAQVQALLSGSRPTQDTSPDRVLYDNLVSVDSTLFAGVDVAKLGTRKGTGIGVPKDRFTAANLVTTANGVIEVKLPAALFAGREFVVDAKLGAGAGDRLVRPRVATTAPTPETRWDGPLLGSSTGAAYQQLVAGYAEFRKVFPLYVCFPEVVPTDEVVSLKMFHREDEPLVRLFLTDAQTRRLDRLWTEQRFISRQPVAEYDYLPQFMGFTTQDTPKEFQQFFIDRKPLFKKLADELVKDEGAAIPKQLDALLEFAARAYRRPLQEKEKSELLALYKAVRAKGAEHPEAFRGVLARVLVAPAFLFRIEGAPRGKEPGPVNDWELATRLSYFLWATAPDAELRALAASGQLRDPKVVASQTRRMLQDGKTRALAIEFGTQWIHVRGFDELKEKNETLFPTFNPELRKAIYEESILFFQDVFQNDRTVTSLLDADHTYLNETLAKHYGIPGVTGPQWRKVEGVRKYGRGGVLGLASVQAKEAGASRTSPVLRGNWVVETLLGEKLPRPPANVPQLPEEEGADKLTVRQLVEKHASVPECAVCHVRIDAFGFALEKYDPIGRLREKDLGGLPVDTRAKLKDGTEFDGIDGLRTYLLTKKKDVVVRLFCRRLLGYALGRAVTLSDTALVDEMVSELNKSDGKISAVVQVIVRSPQFRMVRGSDFVE; from the coding sequence ATGGATACGCCGAAGGCTCGTTCGCCGTGGCTAGCACGGCTGTGCCCGCTCATGGTCGTGTCCGGGCTACTGGTCTGGGCGTTCATCGGGACCGGCAGCGCCCAAAAGCCGACCGCGGACGACAGAGACGGTTACCCGGTCCGGCCGATCGTGCAGAAATATTGCACCAGTTGCCACTCCACAAAGGCGAAAAAGGGGAGCCTTGATCTGGAACGGTTCGGCACCCGAGACGACATCCGAAACGACGTCAAGATCTGGCAGGGCGTCATCGAGCAAATCGAAACTGGTGAGATGCCCCCGAAGGACAAACCGCAGCCGAGTGCGGAGGAGAAGAAGCAACTCGTCGCGTGGATTCGTGACTTCCTCGACACGGAAGCGAAGGCCCGCTCCGGCGACCCGGGCCGCGTCCCGCTCCGGCGCCTGAGCAACGCGGAATACAACTACACGGTCCGCGACCTGACCGGCGTGGACCTCCAGCCCACTCGCGAGTTCCCGGCGGACGGGGCCGCGGGCGAAGGGTTCACCAACGCCGCCGAAGCGCTCACCGATATCTCGCCGGCACTGTTCACGAAGTACCTCAACGCGGCGAAGGACGTTGCGGACCGCGTCGTTCTTCTCCCAGACGGTTTCCGGTTCTCCACTTCCAAGACGCGCCGCGACTGGACCGACGAGGGTACCGCCGCGCTGCGCGCGTTCTATGCCGGTTACGTGCCAACTGACGGGAAGCTCCCGGCGCTGCCGTACCTGCTCGCGACCGTGCGCCACCGCGCCGCGCTCTCAGCCGGGAGGGCCGCTGAGGTTGCGGCTAAGGAGAAGCTGAACGAAAAGTACCTCGGGGTCCTGTGGCAGACGCTCTCGGACACGCCGCCGTCGCAACCGCTCGACGCGATCCGGGCGAAGTGGCGCGGCGCCACCGAAAAGGACGTTCCGGCACTCGCGGCGGAGGTGACCGCGTGGCAAAACGAGTTGTGGCGGACGGCCCGCATCGGGAGCTATGTGCGAACCCGCTGGGGCGAAGGTGCGGGCGCGGGTGCGCCCATCGAGAGCCTGACGCGGCAGGTGCCGGTCGATCCCACGGTGTCGGGTTCGGTTCCGCTGCGGATCGCAGTCAAACCGGCGCCGGGGCAGTCAGAAGTGGTGGTGTACCTCGCGGCGCGCGAACCGGGCGCCCGGGGGCCAGTCGAGTGGAACCGTCCCCGCTTCGAGGGGGCGGGTAAGCCCTCGCTCCTGCTGAGCGATTACGACAAGTACGGTGCGGCCTTCGAGGTCGATTATCCGTCCGTGTTCGTCCACACGGCCGAGTACCTGAGTGCCGCCGTGGAACTGGCCAACGACAAGACGTTGACGCCCGAAGACGCAGCGAAGAAGCACGGCATCGATGCGGCGTTCCTGAAACGGTGGAGCGAGGCGCTCGCCGTCGAACCCTTCGCAAAGGGTGCCGAGGCGATCGGTCGGATCGTTCCCGCCGTGCCACTGACCGTCCTGGCGGAAAAGACCGCGAAGAACGATGCGCGGCCCGCAATCAACGGATGGCACAAGACGGGCACCGACCTGCCCGTGCTGGTGACGAACGCGTCGGACACGCCGCTGGAAATTCCCGGCCGCGTGCCGGCGCGGGGCGTTGGTGTCCACCCCATGCCGAAGGAGTTCGTCGCGGTCACGTGGGCGGCGCCCGTTGCGACCAGCGTCCGGGTGAGCGCGAAGATCGTTCACGCGCACCCGGCGTGCGGCAACGGCGTGGCGTGGTGGCTCGAACACCGCCGCGGGAACCGGGCGGCGGTGTTCGGTGAGGGTGCGGTCGATCTCGGCGGCACGGTCGAGCCGAACCCGAAGACGATCAAAGTGGAGAAGGGCGATGTCATCATTCTCGCGGTGGACGCGAAGAACGGAGACCACGTTTGCGACATGACCGCGATCGAGTTCGCCGTCCGTGAGACGGAGAAACCGGCCCGTGTGTGGGATCTCGCCGCCGACATCGCGACCACGGTCCAGGCTGGCAACCCGCACGCGGACCAGCACGGCAACAGGGACGTGTGGGGCTTCGTTTTTGGCCCGTCGCGGCCGTTGGGGAAGGGCATCAGCAACGTGATTCCGCCCGCGTCCCTGCTGGGCAAGTGGCGCGATCTGGCGTCCGATCCGAAACGGCAGGAGGACGCGCAGAAACTCGCGGCGCAAGTTCAAGCGCTGCTGTCCGGTTCGCGGCCGACTCAGGACACGTCTCCCGACCGCGTGCTGTACGACAACCTCGTGTCGGTCGATAGCACGCTGTTCGCTGGCGTCGATGTGGCGAAACTCGGCACGCGGAAGGGCACCGGTATCGGGGTGCCGAAGGACCGGTTCACCGCCGCGAACCTCGTGACGACCGCAAACGGGGTCATTGAAGTGAAGCTCCCGGCGGCGCTGTTCGCCGGCCGCGAGTTCGTCGTGGACGCGAAGCTCGGCGCCGGCGCGGGTGACCGGCTCGTGCGTCCGCGCGTCGCCACCACTGCGCCCACGCCCGAAACGCGGTGGGACGGGCCGCTCCTCGGGTCCTCGACCGGGGCGGCCTACCAACAGCTCGTGGCCGGGTACGCCGAGTTCCGCAAGGTGTTCCCGCTCTACGTCTGCTTCCCGGAGGTCGTCCCGACGGACGAGGTCGTGTCGCTCAAGATGTTCCACCGCGAGGACGAACCGCTCGTGCGGCTGTTCCTCACGGACGCGCAGACGCGGCGGCTCGACCGGCTCTGGACCGAACAGCGGTTCATCAGCCGCCAGCCGGTCGCGGAGTACGACTACCTGCCCCAGTTCATGGGCTTCACTACGCAGGACACGCCGAAGGAGTTCCAGCAGTTCTTCATCGACCGCAAGCCGCTGTTCAAAAAGCTCGCGGACGAACTCGTAAAGGACGAAGGGGCCGCGATCCCGAAGCAGCTCGATGCCCTGCTCGAATTCGCCGCGCGGGCCTATCGTCGGCCGCTCCAAGAGAAGGAAAAGTCGGAGCTTCTCGCGCTGTACAAGGCTGTGCGCGCGAAGGGCGCGGAACACCCCGAAGCGTTTCGCGGGGTGCTGGCGCGGGTGCTGGTCGCGCCGGCGTTCCTGTTCCGCATCGAGGGCGCGCCGCGGGGGAAGGAGCCCGGCCCGGTGAACGACTGGGAACTCGCGACGCGGCTCAGTTACTTTCTGTGGGCAACGGCCCCGGACGCGGAACTCCGTGCGCTCGCGGCCTCCGGACAGCTCCGCGACCCGAAGGTGGTCGCGTCCCAAACCCGGCGCATGTTGCAGGACGGCAAGACGCGCGCTCTCGCGATCGAGTTCGGGACACAGTGGATTCACGTCCGCGGGTTCGACGAGCTGAAGGAGAAGAACGAGACGCTGTTCCCGACCTTCAACCCCGAACTACGGAAAGCGATCTACGAGGAGTCGATCCTGTTCTTCCAGGACGTGTTCCAGAACGACCGGACGGTGACTTCGCTCCTCGACGCGGACCACACCTACCTCAACGAAACCCTCGCGAAGCACTACGGCATCCCCGGCGTGACCGGGCCGCAGTGGCGGAAGGTCGAAGGCGTGCGCAAGTACGGCCGAGGCGGAGTCCTGGGCCTCGCGAGCGTCCAGGCAAAGGAAGCGGGCGCGTCGCGCACCAGTCCGGTGTTGCGCGGGAACTGGGTGGTGGAAACGCTCCTCGGGGAGAAGCTCCCGCGCCCGCCCGCGAACGTGCCGCAGTTGCCGGAAGAGGAGGGGGCCGACAAACTCACGGTCCGGCAACTCGTGGAGAAGCACGCCTCGGTGCCGGAGTGTGCGGTGTGCCACGTGCGGATCGATGCGTTCGGCTTCGCGCTGGAGAAGTACGACCCCATCGGTCGGCTGCGCGAGAAGGATCTCGGCGGCCTCCCGGTCGATACGAGGGCCAAACTGAAGGACGGCACCGAGTTCGACGGTATCGACGGCCTCCGCACCTATCTGCTCACCAAAAAGAAGGACGTGGTCGTGAGGCTGTTCTGCCGCCGGCTGCTCGGTTACGCCCTGGGTCGGGCCGTGACGCTGTCCGACACCGCGCTCGTCGACGAGATGGTGTCCGAACTGAACAAGAGCGACGGGAAGATTTCCGCCGTGGTGCAGGTGATCGTCCGGAGCCCACAGTTCCGGATGGTCCGTGGCAGTGATTTCGTGGAGTAA
- a CDS encoding tetratricopeptide repeat protein, translating to MASLSEETHNRIRFLCAQGDEFAGMDDYPAALEQYWAAWDLLPEPQTDWEAGTWILGAVGDANFLSEDYAAGVDNLLLAMHCPNAIGNPFLHLRLGQCQFELNALDRAADELARAYMGAGSELFDDEEPKYFAFLKTRLEPPPGGW from the coding sequence ATGGCGTCGTTATCCGAAGAGACCCACAACCGCATTCGATTTCTTTGTGCGCAAGGGGACGAGTTCGCGGGCATGGACGATTACCCGGCCGCGTTAGAGCAGTACTGGGCAGCTTGGGATCTGCTCCCCGAACCTCAGACCGATTGGGAAGCGGGTACCTGGATTCTCGGTGCGGTGGGTGACGCCAACTTCCTGTCGGAAGACTACGCCGCTGGGGTGGACAACCTGTTGCTGGCCATGCACTGCCCGAATGCCATCGGTAACCCGTTTCTCCACCTGCGGCTGGGCCAGTGTCAGTTTGAACTGAACGCCTTGGATCGCGCCGCCGATGAGTTGGCCCGGGCGTACATGGGGGCCGGAAGCGAGCTCTTCGACGACGAGGAGCCGAAGTATTTCGCCTTCCTGAAGACGCGGCTCGAGCCACCACCTGGCGGTTGGTAA
- a CDS encoding diacylglycerol/lipid kinase family protein: MNTICVIYNPAAGRGRAERLLKSLPPALAAGVELRPTVRAGHAIGLARQASAEGFAKVIAAGGDGTVHEVANGVLQSGRRDVVFGVWPLGSANDFAFTLGMDRWWQVHDRNPPTDTLAIDVGRVTGAGREVYFVCNLGIGFNGMVNGEARRTRWMKGLPLYAWAFVKAMVKHFDEPTMTVRFDAREVTVPTLALSVLNGQREGNFPLRPDAKLTDGLLDYMHATRLTRWHLLRFLPAMVRGTLPENHKLVTLGRASRIAVRSERPLCVHADGEFVCVPEDGFREVVAEVLPARLRVEVYPPALYGGRK; this comes from the coding sequence ATGAACACCATTTGTGTGATTTATAACCCCGCGGCCGGGCGCGGGAGGGCCGAACGGCTCCTGAAATCGCTCCCGCCGGCGCTCGCGGCCGGGGTCGAACTGCGCCCGACCGTTCGCGCCGGTCACGCGATCGGTCTCGCGCGGCAGGCGAGCGCCGAGGGGTTCGCGAAAGTGATCGCGGCGGGCGGCGACGGCACCGTACACGAGGTCGCCAACGGCGTGCTCCAGAGCGGCCGGCGCGACGTGGTGTTCGGCGTTTGGCCCCTCGGCTCCGCGAACGACTTCGCGTTCACGCTCGGCATGGACCGGTGGTGGCAGGTGCACGACCGAAACCCGCCGACGGACACGCTCGCGATCGACGTCGGACGCGTCACGGGGGCCGGCCGCGAAGTGTACTTCGTGTGCAACCTCGGCATCGGCTTCAACGGCATGGTGAACGGGGAGGCCCGCCGAACGCGGTGGATGAAAGGGCTCCCCCTCTACGCCTGGGCGTTCGTCAAGGCGATGGTCAAGCACTTCGACGAGCCGACCATGACGGTCCGGTTCGATGCCCGCGAGGTGACGGTGCCCACCCTGGCTCTTTCCGTCCTGAACGGCCAGCGCGAGGGCAACTTCCCGCTGCGCCCGGACGCCAAACTGACCGACGGCCTCTTGGATTACATGCACGCGACCCGCCTGACCCGCTGGCACCTGTTGCGCTTCCTGCCGGCGATGGTCCGGGGCACGCTCCCGGAGAACCACAAGCTCGTGACGCTCGGCCGCGCGAGCCGGATCGCGGTGCGGTCGGAACGGCCGCTCTGCGTCCACGCGGACGGCGAATTCGTCTGCGTCCCCGAAGACGGCTTCCGGGAGGTCGTGGCGGAGGTGCTCCCGGCACGATTGCGGGTCGAAGTTTACCCCCCGGCACTGTACGGCGGCCGGAAATGA
- a CDS encoding FmdB family zinc ribbon protein: protein MPLYEYTCRTCEHTFETLVSTRVTVAVACPQCGGAELDQLIGLPAPGRVTEGKPATNCRGDGPPCGAPWCGRKGEPK from the coding sequence ATGCCGCTGTACGAATACACCTGCCGGACGTGTGAGCACACCTTCGAGACGCTCGTTTCGACGCGCGTCACGGTCGCGGTGGCCTGCCCCCAGTGCGGCGGCGCGGAACTCGATCAGCTCATCGGGCTCCCCGCCCCCGGGCGCGTCACGGAGGGCAAACCGGCCACGAACTGCCGCGGCGACGGTCCGCCGTGCGGCGCCCCGTGGTGCGGCCGGAAAGGTGAACCGAAGTGA
- a CDS encoding GNAT family N-acetyltransferase, with amino-acid sequence MFTLRPMLEEDIPAALALWQGLPGIGLRDADSPPALARYLRRNPGCSFVALTDRGELAGVALAGHDGRRGYLHHVAVAGAHRRAGLGRELVRCCAAALKAEGIEKINLWVKADNGAGRAFWDRIGGRERDDILMVSLITGDNPNA; translated from the coding sequence ATGTTCACACTGCGCCCGATGCTGGAGGAAGACATACCCGCCGCGCTCGCGTTGTGGCAAGGCCTGCCCGGGATCGGGCTGCGCGACGCGGACAGCCCGCCGGCGCTCGCGCGGTACCTCCGGCGCAACCCGGGGTGCAGTTTCGTCGCCCTAACGGACCGGGGGGAACTCGCGGGCGTCGCTCTCGCGGGCCACGACGGGCGCCGCGGCTATTTGCACCACGTGGCCGTGGCCGGGGCGCACCGGAGGGCGGGGCTCGGGCGCGAACTGGTGCGGTGCTGCGCCGCGGCGCTGAAGGCGGAAGGCATCGAGAAAATCAACCTGTGGGTGAAGGCGGACAACGGGGCGGGGCGCGCGTTCTGGGACCGCATCGGCGGGCGCGAACGCGACGACATCCTGATGGTGTCCCTCATCACGGGCGACAATCCGAACGCGTGA